The nucleotide window ATGGGCACCCTGACGCTGTTAGAAGCGATGGTAGCTGCCTCGGTTAAACGCCTAGTCTTTTCCTCGACCTGCGCCACCTACGGAGTACCCCAGCAGGTACCCATTCCCGAAACCCACCCCCAGGCTCCCATCAACCCTTACGGTCAGAGCAAGCTGATGGTCGAGCACATGTTGCGCGACTTTGATAAAGCTTACGACTTTAGATCAGTCTGCTTCCGCTACTTCAATGCGGCGGGTGCTGACCCCGAAGGTCGCCTGGGCGAAGACCACAACCCCGAGACCCACCTTATTCCCCTAGCCCTACTGACAGCGCTGGGTCAGCGAGAATCATTATCTATCTTCGGCACTGACTACCCAACACCCGACGGTACCTGCGTTCGAGACTACATTCACGTAGCCGACCTGGCCAGCGCCCACGTGCTAGGTCTGGAATATCTACTCAAGGGTGGTAACAGCGATATCTTTAACCTGGGCAATGGCGATGGTTTTTCGGTACGGCAGGTAATCGATGCCGCAGAAAAAGTGACTGGTCAAACTTTCAATGTGGTTGAGATCGATCGCCGCCCAGGAGATCCGCCAGCTCTAGTGGGCAGCAGCGATCGGGCCAGGAAGATTCTAGGATGGCAGCCTCAGTACGCTGATTTGATCACGATGATGCAGCATGCTTGGCAATGGCACCAAAAACGCCATGAGTAGTCCATACTGAGAATTTTTTGTCTCATGAGCATTTGAAACGCTTAAATAATGCCCAGCTTTAACTATGCAAGAGTGGGCATCTCTAAATGCTTTGTATGAATACAATCCAGGGTTAAAACTGTGATCGAAAAGAACAAGGAGCACGCCATCTCCTCATCTACGACATCACCTTTAGTCTCGGTGATAATTCCGGCCTATAATGCCGCTGCCTTCATTGACAAAACGCTTCAATCTGCATTGAAACAGACACACACTCATATTGAGGTGCTCGTAATAGACGATGGTTCTGAGGATGAGACGCCTTCAATTGTTCAGTTTTATGCAGAGCGAGACTGTCGCGTTCGTCTGCTAAGACAAGCAAACCAGGGAGTAGCATCCGCTCGAAACTTGGGAATTCAAAATGCCAAAGGCCAATTTATCGCTCCCCTTGATGCAGATGATATTTGGCTGCCACAGAATTTAGAAAAAAAATTAGAACAATTTGCCGAACATCCTTTGTCTGTTGGAGTGGTCTACTCATGGTCTTTTGATATTGACAAAACAGACAATTCGACTGGAGCGTTTTGCGCTTCCTCTATTGAAGGAAAAGTCCACAAAACCCTTTTATGTCATTACTTTCTAGGTAATGCCAGTGCCTCTTTGATTCGCCGTGAATGTTTTGATGAAGTAGGACATTATGACAACCAATTTTTAAGTCAAGGTGCACAGGGATGCGAAGATTGGGACCTGTATTTAAGAATTGCTGAGAACTATCAGTTTCGTGTTGTTCCAATTTTTTTAGTAGGTTATCGAAAGACTGCCGAGAGCATGTCAACCGACTTTAATAGAATGGCAAACTCTCACTCGATAATGATCTCGAAGATGATGATGAGGCATCCAGAGATTTCTCGCCTAGCGTACCGGCTTTCTAGCAGTAGCCTATATCTATATTTTGCTCGGCAAAATGAAGCTCTCAAAAATTATTCCCGTTCCTTATTTTGGCTTTGGAGAGCATTCCAAGTAGATCCCCTTACACCCCTTTGGCGACCAGGTTTTTACTTCGTACTGCTTAAAAGCATAGCTAAACTTGGTATTCAGGTGATGGTCTCAGACAATAGTTTTTCTGGAGATATTCATAGGCAACCCTGGAAAGATATAGCTCCAACCAATAAAATTCGTACCCTCACAGTTCAGCCAATCAATCTTTGGTTTAAGCTCCGCGTTAGCTACTTGTTACACCGCTCATTATCAGTTTTGTAGGAAGTTTCGTCGCACCTATGCTGTATCCCATTAAAGTAGTTGATATTGAATTGAGCCGTACGATACCGGGTTTTTCGGGCCTAGATGTTTATCTGCAATTACTGGCGCTTGTCCGTTTACACGGTAAACCAATTGGATATGTTCAGGCTCCTATCACAGCAGGAAACTGTTCTTCAGAAACCCTCAGTCGGCTTA belongs to Pseudanabaena sp. FACHB-2040 and includes:
- the galE gene encoding UDP-glucose 4-epimerase GalE; the protein is MSNSSQPIILVTGGAGYIGSHTVLCLEQAGYRVIVLDNLVYGHQDVVESALEAKLIVGDICDRTLLDQIFQTYPIAAVIHFAAYAYVGESVQNPAKYYRNNVMGTLTLLEAMVAASVKRLVFSSTCATYGVPQQVPIPETHPQAPINPYGQSKLMVEHMLRDFDKAYDFRSVCFRYFNAAGADPEGRLGEDHNPETHLIPLALLTALGQRESLSIFGTDYPTPDGTCVRDYIHVADLASAHVLGLEYLLKGGNSDIFNLGNGDGFSVRQVIDAAEKVTGQTFNVVEIDRRPGDPPALVGSSDRARKILGWQPQYADLITMMQHAWQWHQKRHE
- a CDS encoding glycosyltransferase family A protein is translated as MIEKNKEHAISSSTTSPLVSVIIPAYNAAAFIDKTLQSALKQTHTHIEVLVIDDGSEDETPSIVQFYAERDCRVRLLRQANQGVASARNLGIQNAKGQFIAPLDADDIWLPQNLEKKLEQFAEHPLSVGVVYSWSFDIDKTDNSTGAFCASSIEGKVHKTLLCHYFLGNASASLIRRECFDEVGHYDNQFLSQGAQGCEDWDLYLRIAENYQFRVVPIFLVGYRKTAESMSTDFNRMANSHSIMISKMMMRHPEISRLAYRLSSSSLYLYFARQNEALKNYSRSLFWLWRAFQVDPLTPLWRPGFYFVLLKSIAKLGIQVMVSDNSFSGDIHRQPWKDIAPTNKIRTLTVQPINLWFKLRVSYLLHRSLSVL